In a single window of the Oryctolagus cuniculus chromosome 9, mOryCun1.1, whole genome shotgun sequence genome:
- the LOC127492064 gene encoding uncharacterized protein isoform X3, whose product MLRTALILSALCGLAVAFPALPSELTADIPEWISDLELTTGADLTTDLAAVTDGVSTTELDPTGDTESTTAEYRESTQTVESATFEESATSSLVGEATETTVYYDTFQTESFVTDDHGFNYSDEQGEATDQNNSSEESDESF is encoded by the exons ATGCTCAGGACGGCCCTGATCCTCTCTGCCCTGTGTGGCCTGGCCGTGGCTTTCCCGGCTCTGCCCTCCG AATTAACTGCTGACATACCAGAATGGATCTCTGATCTAGAGCTGACCACTGGCGCAGACTTAACCACAGACCTAGCGGCAGTCACAGATGGAGTCTCCACCACGGAGCTGGACCCGACTGGGGACACAGAGTCCACCACAGCTGAGTATCGGGAGAGCACACAGACTGTCG AATCTGCTACTTTCGAGGAGTCAGCCACCTCCAGCCTTGTGGGAGAAGCTACTGAGACCACAG tttACTACGACACTTTTCAGACAGAGAGCTTTGTGACTGATGACCATG GTTTTAATTATTCTGATGAGCAGGGTGAAGCAACTG ATCAGAACAACAGCTCTGAAGAAAGCGATGAATCCTTCTAA
- the LOC127492064 gene encoding uncharacterized protein isoform X4 → MAGFSLELTADIPEWISDLELTTGADLTTDLAAVTDGVSTTELDPTGDTESTTAEYRESTQTVESATFEESATSSLVGEATETTVYYDTFQTESFVTDDHGFNYSDEQGEATDQNNSSEESDESF, encoded by the exons AATTAACTGCTGACATACCAGAATGGATCTCTGATCTAGAGCTGACCACTGGCGCAGACTTAACCACAGACCTAGCGGCAGTCACAGATGGAGTCTCCACCACGGAGCTGGACCCGACTGGGGACACAGAGTCCACCACAGCTGAGTATCGGGAGAGCACACAGACTGTCG AATCTGCTACTTTCGAGGAGTCAGCCACCTCCAGCCTTGTGGGAGAAGCTACTGAGACCACAG tttACTACGACACTTTTCAGACAGAGAGCTTTGTGACTGATGACCATG GTTTTAATTATTCTGATGAGCAGGGTGAAGCAACTG ATCAGAACAACAGCTCTGAAGAAAGCGATGAATCCTTCTAA